In Streptomyces chartreusis, the following proteins share a genomic window:
- a CDS encoding S1 family peptidase, giving the protein MRIKRTTPRSGITRRTRLIAVSTGLVAAAAIAIPNATAAETPATFSAAQLKSASGSVLKADVPGTAWSVDSKTNRVTVTVDSTVSKAEIAKIKEQAGANADALTIKSVPGKFSKFIQGGDAIYASSWRCSLGFNVQDSSGNQYFLTAGHCTDGAGTWWSNSGHTSVIGSTAGSSFPGNDYGIVRYSGSVSRPGTANGVDITRAATPSVGTTVIRDGSTTGTHSGRVTALNATVNYGGGDVVGGLIQTTVCAEPGDSGGSLYGSNGTAYGLTSGGSGNCSSGGTTFFQPVTEALSAYGVSVY; this is encoded by the coding sequence GTGAGGATCAAGCGCACCACCCCCCGCAGCGGCATCACGAGACGGACCCGGCTGATCGCCGTTTCCACCGGCCTCGTTGCCGCGGCCGCGATCGCGATCCCCAACGCGACCGCCGCGGAGACTCCCGCCACCTTCAGTGCCGCCCAGCTCAAGAGCGCAAGCGGCTCCGTGCTGAAGGCCGACGTCCCGGGCACCGCCTGGTCCGTCGACAGCAAGACCAACCGCGTCACGGTGACCGTGGACAGCACGGTTTCCAAGGCGGAGATCGCGAAGATCAAGGAACAGGCCGGGGCGAACGCCGACGCGCTCACCATCAAGAGCGTCCCCGGCAAGTTCAGCAAGTTCATCCAGGGCGGCGACGCCATCTATGCGAGTAGCTGGCGCTGCTCGCTCGGCTTCAACGTCCAGGACAGCAGCGGTAACCAGTACTTCCTGACGGCCGGCCACTGCACCGACGGTGCGGGCACCTGGTGGTCCAACTCCGGCCACACCTCGGTCATCGGCTCGACCGCCGGCTCCAGCTTCCCGGGCAACGACTACGGCATCGTGCGCTACTCCGGTTCCGTCAGCCGGCCCGGTACCGCGAACGGCGTGGACATCACCCGCGCGGCCACGCCCAGCGTGGGCACCACCGTCATCCGTGACGGCTCCACCACCGGCACGCACAGCGGCCGTGTCACCGCCCTGAACGCCACCGTCAACTACGGCGGCGGCGACGTCGTCGGCGGGCTGATCCAGACCACGGTCTGCGCCGAGCCCGGTGACTCCGGCGGTTCGCTCTACGGCAGCAACGGCACCGCGTACGGTCTGACCTCCGGCGGCAGCGGCAACTGCTCCTCCGGCGGTACGACCTTCTTCCAGCCGGTCACCGAGGCCCTGAGCGCGTACGGCGTCAGCGTCTACTGA
- a CDS encoding slipin family protein translates to MVEELVAAGVTLASAGLVYVAAAARVVKQYERGVVFRLGKLRPEVRGPGFTMIVPGVDKLRKVNMQIVTMPIPAQEGITRDNVTVRVDAVVYFKVTAPAEAVVRVEDYRFAVSQMAQTSLRSIIGKSELDDLLSSRERLNQGLELMIDSPAVEWGVTIDRVEIKDVSLPETMKRSMARQAEADRERRARVINADAELQASKKLAEAAHQMSDAPAALQLRLLQTVMAVAAEKNSTLVLPIPVELLRFLEKGAQVAVPGQGSGGDAQRAAPVESRTVQDELPSGEARLDPEPDVSILRQE, encoded by the coding sequence ATGGTCGAGGAGCTGGTGGCGGCGGGAGTGACGCTCGCGTCCGCCGGGCTGGTCTATGTCGCGGCGGCCGCGCGGGTCGTCAAGCAGTACGAACGGGGCGTGGTCTTCCGCCTGGGGAAGCTCCGGCCCGAAGTGCGCGGGCCCGGGTTCACGATGATCGTGCCGGGCGTCGACAAGCTGCGCAAAGTGAACATGCAGATCGTGACGATGCCCATTCCCGCGCAGGAGGGCATCACCCGGGACAATGTGACCGTGCGGGTCGACGCCGTCGTCTACTTCAAGGTGACCGCGCCGGCCGAGGCGGTCGTACGGGTGGAGGACTACCGGTTCGCGGTCTCGCAGATGGCGCAGACCTCGTTGCGGTCCATCATCGGCAAGAGCGAGCTGGACGATCTGCTGTCCAGCCGCGAAAGGCTCAATCAAGGGCTGGAGTTGATGATCGACAGCCCGGCGGTCGAGTGGGGCGTGACGATCGACCGGGTGGAGATCAAGGACGTCTCCCTGCCCGAGACCATGAAGCGGTCGATGGCGCGGCAGGCCGAGGCCGACCGGGAGCGGCGGGCGCGGGTCATCAACGCCGACGCCGAGCTCCAGGCCTCGAAGAAGCTCGCGGAGGCCGCGCATCAGATGTCCGACGCGCCGGCGGCCCTTCAGTTGCGGCTGCTTCAGACGGTGATGGCGGTGGCGGCCGAGAAGAACTCCACGCTGGTGCTGCCGATTCCGGTGGAATTGCTGCGATTTCTGGAGAAAGGGGCGCAGGTTGCGGTCCCCGGCCAGGGGTCGGGTGGTGACGCGCAGCGGGCGGCGCCTGTTGAATCCCGGACCGTTCAGGACGAACTTCCCTCCGGTGAAGCTCGTTTGGATCCGGAGCCGGATGTGTCGATTTTGAGACAGGAGTAG
- a CDS encoding S1 family peptidase, whose amino-acid sequence MKHRRIPKRRAAVAGAGIAALVAAGVTLQTANASETPETSAPKTLSVSAAGKLASTLVKDLGGDAAGSYYDTQAKSLVVNVLDEAAADAVEAAGAKARVVENSLAELKSARTTLKQDATIPGTAWVTDPATNRVVVTADRTVSDAEWAKLGKVVDGLGAKAELKRSKGEYKPFIAGGDAITGGSGRCSLGFNVVKGGEPFFLTAGHCTESIKDWSDSSGTQIGSNESSSFPDNDYGLVKYTAEVEHPSEVNLYNGSTQAISGAAEATVGMEVTRSGSTTQVHDGKVTGLDATVNYGNGDIVNGLIQTDVCAEPGDSGGSLFSGDKAIGLTSGGSGDCTAGGETFFQPVTEALSATGTEIG is encoded by the coding sequence TTGAAGCACCGACGCATACCCAAGCGACGGGCAGCCGTGGCAGGTGCGGGTATCGCCGCGCTGGTTGCCGCGGGCGTGACCTTGCAGACTGCGAACGCCAGCGAGACGCCCGAGACTTCCGCGCCGAAGACCCTGTCGGTCTCCGCGGCCGGAAAGCTCGCCTCGACGCTGGTCAAGGACCTGGGCGGCGATGCCGCGGGCTCGTACTACGACACGCAGGCCAAGAGCCTCGTGGTGAACGTGCTCGACGAGGCCGCCGCGGACGCCGTCGAGGCGGCCGGCGCCAAGGCGCGGGTCGTCGAGAACTCGCTGGCCGAGTTGAAGAGCGCGCGTACGACGCTGAAGCAGGACGCGACGATTCCCGGTACGGCCTGGGTGACGGACCCGGCGACGAACAGAGTCGTCGTCACCGCCGACCGTACGGTGTCCGACGCCGAGTGGGCCAAGCTCGGCAAGGTCGTCGACGGGCTGGGCGCCAAGGCGGAACTGAAGCGGTCGAAGGGGGAGTACAAGCCCTTCATCGCGGGTGGTGACGCGATCACCGGTGGCAGCGGGCGTTGCTCGCTCGGCTTCAACGTGGTCAAGGGCGGCGAGCCGTTCTTCCTGACCGCCGGGCACTGCACCGAGAGCATCAAGGACTGGTCGGACTCCAGCGGGACGCAGATCGGGTCGAACGAGTCGTCCAGCTTCCCGGACAACGACTACGGGCTGGTCAAGTACACGGCCGAGGTCGAGCACCCGAGTGAGGTGAACCTCTACAACGGGTCCACGCAGGCGATCAGTGGGGCCGCGGAGGCCACCGTCGGTATGGAGGTCACTCGTAGCGGGTCGACCACGCAGGTGCACGACGGCAAGGTGACCGGGCTCGACGCCACCGTGAACTACGGCAACGGTGACATCGTCAACGGGCTGATCCAGACCGACGTGTGCGCCGAGCCGGGTGACAGTGGTGGTTCGCTGTTCTCCGGTGACAAGGCGATCGGGCTCACCTCCGGCGGTAGTGGTGACTGCACCGCCGGTGGGGAGACGTTCTTCCAGCCGGTGACCGAGGCGCTGTCTGCCACGGGTACCGAGATCGGCTGA
- a CDS encoding ABC transporter permease: MTQTPGAGTPHPSFLAEVKDAVTPRATILVTGTVVLALLFIASYVGALHDPKPKNVPLGVVAPEVAAQQTVDRLQNLPGDPLDPRALPDVETARDQILDREIDGALVIDPTTTTDTLLVATGGGRALAATLESLVATLERSEARTLRVVDVAPADRHDANGLTSFYVTVGWCVGGYLCASIITISSGARRPTLRRSVIRLIVMALVAAVAGLGGALIVGPILGALPGSIAALWGVGTLIVFAVGAATFAFQAVFGMAGIGLVILIVVILGNPSAGGALPPPLLPPFWHDIGPALPPGAGTWTTRSVAYFNGNDTTGSLLVLSAWAVAGAAITLLAAALRGKDRTPKEPAAPGPTATATP; this comes from the coding sequence ATGACGCAGACCCCCGGCGCCGGCACTCCCCACCCCTCCTTCCTGGCCGAGGTGAAGGACGCCGTCACCCCCCGGGCCACGATCCTGGTGACCGGCACGGTGGTCCTCGCCCTGCTCTTCATCGCCTCCTATGTGGGCGCCCTCCACGACCCGAAACCCAAGAACGTGCCCTTGGGAGTAGTGGCCCCCGAGGTGGCCGCCCAGCAGACGGTGGACCGACTGCAGAACCTGCCAGGCGACCCGCTGGACCCCCGCGCCCTGCCCGACGTGGAGACGGCCCGCGACCAGATCCTGGACCGGGAGATCGACGGCGCCCTGGTGATCGACCCGACCACCACCACGGACACCCTCCTGGTGGCCACCGGAGGCGGCAGAGCACTGGCCGCCACCCTGGAGTCCCTGGTGGCCACCCTGGAAAGGTCCGAGGCCCGCACCCTCCGCGTTGTCGACGTGGCCCCTGCGGACCGCCACGACGCCAACGGCCTGACCTCCTTCTACGTGACCGTGGGCTGGTGCGTCGGCGGCTACCTCTGCGCGTCGATCATCACGATCAGCTCGGGCGCCCGCCGCCCCACCCTGAGACGCTCGGTGATCCGCCTCATCGTCATGGCCCTGGTGGCCGCCGTGGCCGGCCTGGGCGGCGCCCTGATCGTCGGCCCCATCCTGGGCGCACTGCCCGGCAGCATCGCCGCCCTCTGGGGCGTGGGCACCCTGATCGTCTTCGCCGTGGGCGCGGCCACCTTCGCCTTTCAGGCCGTCTTCGGCATGGCCGGAATCGGCTTGGTGATCCTGATCGTGGTGATCCTGGGCAACCCGAGCGCGGGTGGAGCCCTGCCACCCCCACTGCTCCCCCCGTTCTGGCACGACATCGGCCCGGCCCTACCCCCCGGCGCGGGCACCTGGACAACCCGCTCGGTCGCCTACTTCAACGGCAACGACACGACCGGCTCCCTGCTGGTCCTCTCGGCCTGGGCGGTAGCAGGAGCGGCGATCACCCTCTTGGCGGCGGCGCTTCGAGGCAAGGACCGAACGCCAAAGGAACCTGCCGCACCGGGCCCGACGGCGACTGCAACTCCGTAG
- a CDS encoding DNA polymerase III subunit alpha gives MSGFAHLHTASGFSLRYGASHPERLAERASERGMDALALTDRDSLGGAVRFAKACAAAGVRPLFGVELAVEGFGVPEGGAGRRRAPVWGGAFVDESTPRVTFLGRDGARGWGDLCRIVSAAHGGEGAPMLPREDNRGDGLIVLLGPDSDVGRALAAGRPDRAARLLVPWREIYGHSLRLEAVWHGRKGTGPGSLRLAARTVGFAAEQQLRPVLSNAVRYADPGLGPVADVLDAARRLVPIDSTKELDSGEAWLKGAGDMARVAERVVEAAGFRRDTGYRLLEQTGATAAECLVDPEDDLGIGTVHFPEPHLVGAGWRSAQRALASRAAAGMVLRGYDGRRAYWERVHQELDIIAHHGFASYFLTVAQVVDDVRRMGIRVAARGSGAGSLVNHLLGIAHADPVEHGLLMERFLSKRRPVLPDIDIDVESARRLEVYRAIIDRFGTERVATVSMPETYRVRHAVRDVGAALSMDPADIDRIAKSFPHIRARDARAALEELPELRQLAGERERYGKLWELVEALDALPRGIAMHPCGVLLSDASLLSRTPVMPTSGEGFPMSQFDKDDVEDLGLLKLDVLGVRMQSAMAHAVAEVERATGERVDLDGVADGDPATYRLVRSAETLGCFQIESPGQRDLVGRLQPATFHDLVVDISLFRPGPVAADMVRPFIEARHGRAPVRYPHKDLQGPLRETYGVVVFHEQIIDIVHIMTGCGRDEADRVRRGLSDPESQGRIRVWFAQHAAAKGYDAETIGRTWEIVEAFGSYGFCKAHAVAFAVPTYQSAWLKAHHPAAFYAGLLTHDPGMYPKRLLLADARRRGVPILPLDVNASGVAHRIELVSESGESKSSRKVWGLRLALSDVHGISEAEAARVADGQPYASLLDFWERARPSRPLAQRLAQVGALDAFGANRRDLQLHLTELHRGARSGGGGQLPLAGGRKTAAAGLPDLTSAERLSAELGVLSMDASRNLMDDHRAFLDELGVVSARRLRDAGHGESVLVAGAKAATQTPPIRSGKRVIFSTLDDGTGLVDLAFFDDSHDACAHTVFHSWLLLVRGVVQRRGPRSLSVVGSTAWNLAELIELRAEGGLDVVAARLAEPVAAPEGDDGDPARGRRIQMPTGYELNPWADLRPAGQEPSQVRKLWHQSPGSAG, from the coding sequence GTGTCGGGCTTCGCGCATCTGCACACCGCCTCCGGGTTCTCCCTGAGGTACGGCGCCTCGCACCCGGAGCGGCTGGCCGAGCGCGCCTCCGAGCGGGGGATGGATGCGCTGGCGCTCACCGACCGGGACTCGCTCGGGGGTGCGGTCCGGTTCGCCAAGGCGTGTGCGGCTGCGGGGGTGCGGCCGCTGTTCGGTGTGGAGCTGGCTGTGGAGGGGTTCGGGGTTCCGGAGGGGGGTGCGGGGCGGCGTCGGGCTCCTGTGTGGGGTGGGGCTTTTGTCGATGAGTCGACTCCTCGGGTCACCTTTCTCGGGCGGGACGGGGCCCGGGGGTGGGGCGATCTGTGCCGAATCGTTTCGGCGGCGCATGGTGGGGAGGGGGCGCCGATGCTGCCCCGGGAGGACAACCGGGGGGACGGCCTGATCGTCCTGCTCGGGCCCGACTCCGACGTCGGACGCGCGCTCGCCGCCGGCCGGCCCGATCGCGCGGCCCGGCTGCTCGTGCCCTGGCGGGAGATCTACGGCCACTCCCTGCGGCTGGAGGCCGTGTGGCACGGGCGCAAGGGCACCGGTCCGGGGTCGCTGCGGCTGGCCGCCCGTACCGTCGGCTTCGCCGCCGAGCAGCAGCTGCGGCCCGTGCTGAGCAATGCCGTCCGCTATGCCGATCCGGGCCTCGGGCCGGTCGCCGATGTGCTGGACGCCGCGCGCCGGCTCGTGCCCATCGACTCCACCAAGGAGCTGGACTCCGGTGAGGCCTGGCTCAAAGGTGCCGGGGACATGGCGCGGGTCGCCGAGCGGGTCGTCGAGGCCGCGGGGTTCCGGCGTGACACCGGGTACCGGCTGCTGGAGCAGACCGGGGCGACGGCTGCCGAGTGCCTCGTCGATCCCGAGGACGACCTCGGCATCGGCACCGTCCACTTCCCCGAACCGCATCTCGTCGGCGCCGGGTGGCGCAGCGCACAGCGGGCGCTCGCCTCGCGGGCGGCGGCGGGCATGGTGCTGCGCGGCTACGACGGGCGGCGGGCGTACTGGGAGCGGGTGCACCAGGAGCTGGACATCATCGCCCACCACGGGTTCGCCTCCTACTTCCTGACGGTCGCCCAAGTCGTCGATGACGTAAGGAGGATGGGGATCCGGGTGGCCGCCCGGGGATCCGGTGCGGGGTCGCTCGTCAATCATCTGCTCGGCATCGCGCACGCCGATCCCGTGGAGCACGGGCTGCTGATGGAGCGCTTCCTGTCCAAGCGCCGGCCGGTGCTGCCCGACATCGACATCGATGTGGAGTCCGCTCGGCGGCTGGAGGTCTACCGGGCGATCATCGACCGGTTCGGGACCGAGCGGGTCGCGACCGTCTCCATGCCGGAGACCTATCGGGTACGGCACGCGGTACGGGACGTGGGCGCGGCTCTGTCCATGGACCCCGCCGACATCGACCGGATCGCCAAGTCCTTCCCGCACATCCGGGCCCGCGACGCCCGCGCCGCGCTGGAGGAACTGCCCGAGCTGCGGCAACTGGCCGGGGAGCGGGAGCGGTACGGCAAGCTGTGGGAGCTGGTCGAGGCGCTGGACGCCCTGCCGCGCGGCATCGCCATGCATCCGTGCGGGGTGCTGCTGTCGGACGCCTCCCTGCTCTCCCGTACGCCGGTCATGCCGACCAGCGGCGAGGGCTTCCCCATGTCGCAGTTCGATAAGGACGACGTAGAGGACCTCGGGCTGCTCAAGCTCGACGTGCTGGGCGTACGGATGCAGTCGGCGATGGCGCACGCGGTCGCGGAGGTGGAGCGGGCCACGGGGGAGCGGGTCGACCTGGACGGGGTGGCGGACGGGGATCCCGCCACGTACCGACTGGTCCGGTCGGCCGAGACGCTGGGCTGCTTCCAGATCGAGTCGCCGGGCCAGCGCGACCTGGTCGGGCGGCTCCAGCCGGCCACCTTCCACGACCTCGTCGTCGACATCTCGCTCTTCCGGCCCGGCCCGGTCGCCGCCGACATGGTGCGGCCGTTCATCGAGGCGCGGCACGGGCGGGCGCCCGTGCGCTATCCGCACAAGGATCTTCAGGGGCCGCTGCGGGAGACGTACGGGGTCGTCGTCTTCCACGAGCAGATCATCGACATCGTGCACATCATGACCGGCTGCGGGCGGGACGAGGCCGACCGGGTGCGGCGCGGGCTGTCCGATCCCGAGTCGCAGGGGCGGATCCGGGTGTGGTTCGCGCAGCACGCGGCGGCCAAGGGGTACGACGCGGAGACCATCGGGCGGACCTGGGAGATCGTCGAGGCCTTCGGGTCGTACGGCTTCTGCAAGGCGCACGCGGTCGCCTTCGCGGTGCCGACCTATCAGTCGGCCTGGCTGAAGGCGCATCATCCGGCCGCCTTCTACGCGGGGCTGCTCACGCACGACCCCGGGATGTATCCGAAGCGGCTGCTGCTGGCGGACGCGCGGCGGCGTGGGGTGCCGATCCTGCCGTTGGACGTGAACGCGTCGGGAGTCGCACACCGTATCGAACTGGTGTCTGAATCTGGGGAGTCGAAGAGCTCGCGAAAGGTGTGGGGACTGCGGCTCGCCCTCTCCGACGTGCACGGCATCAGCGAGGCCGAGGCGGCACGGGTCGCGGACGGACAGCCGTACGCCTCGCTGCTCGACTTCTGGGAGCGGGCCCGGCCCAGCCGTCCGCTGGCCCAGCGGCTCGCGCAGGTCGGCGCGCTGGACGCCTTCGGGGCCAACCGGCGTGATCTGCAACTGCATCTGACCGAACTGCACCGGGGCGCCCGCAGCGGTGGCGGCGGGCAACTCCCGCTGGCCGGCGGACGGAAGACCGCCGCTGCCGGGCTGCCCGACCTCACCTCGGCGGAGCGGCTCAGTGCCGAGCTGGGAGTGCTGTCCATGGACGCCTCACGCAATCTGATGGACGACCACCGGGCGTTCCTCGACGAGCTGGGCGTCGTGTCGGCACGGCGGCTGCGCGATGCCGGGCACGGCGAGAGCGTGCTGGTCGCGGGCGCCAAGGCGGCCACCCAGACGCCGCCGATCCGGTCCGGCAAGCGGGTCATCTTCAGCACCCTGGACGACGGGACGGGGCTGGTGGACCTCGCCTTCTTCGACGACTCGCACGATGCGTGCGCCCACACCGTCTTCCACTCCTGGCTGCTGCTGGTGCGGGGCGTGGTGCAGCGGCGCGGGCCGCGCAGTCTGAGCGTGGTGGGATCCACCGCCTGGAACCTCGCCGAGCTGATCGAGCTGCGCGCCGAGGGCGGCCTGGACGTGGTGGCGGCCCGGCTGGCGGAGCCGGTGGCGGCGCCGGAGGGGGACGACGGGGATCCGGCACGCGGCCGGCGAATCCAAATGCCCACCGGATACGAACTGAACCCGTGGGCCGATCTACGACCGGCGGGTCAAGAGCCTTCACAGGTACGGAAGTTGTGGCACCAGAGTCCGGGGAGTGCGGGATGA
- a CDS encoding DNA polymerase Y family protein has protein sequence MTILCVRFQLPPTREAALPGLLGLLEDFTPVVQALPPDAALADLRGAERYFGRDAVELASVIRVRALAHHGVDCAIGAGPGPMLARVALGEARPGVTCAVPEDAATEFLADKPVAALPGVGAATARTLCEYGLDTLGLVAAAPLSTLQRLIGAKAGRELREKASGIDRGRVVPDGVSRSLATERPFTRDELDPDRHRRALLSAAEELGARLRALDKVCRTLTLTVRYADRSSTTRSRTLKEPTAHSAALTRAAYGMYEALGLQRARVRALALRAEGLDPAEQASYQLTFDPLDEKARRIEEVADRARAKFGPHAVMPGSLAA, from the coding sequence ATGACCATCCTCTGCGTACGTTTCCAGCTGCCGCCGACGCGCGAGGCGGCCCTGCCGGGGCTGCTCGGGCTGCTGGAGGACTTCACGCCGGTCGTCCAGGCGTTGCCACCGGATGCGGCGCTGGCCGATCTGCGGGGTGCCGAGCGGTACTTCGGGCGGGACGCGGTCGAGCTCGCGTCGGTGATCCGGGTGCGCGCCCTCGCCCATCACGGGGTCGACTGCGCGATCGGCGCCGGGCCGGGGCCGATGCTGGCCCGCGTGGCGCTGGGGGAGGCGCGGCCCGGAGTGACGTGTGCGGTTCCCGAGGACGCCGCCACGGAGTTCCTCGCCGACAAGCCGGTCGCCGCGCTGCCCGGCGTCGGTGCCGCGACCGCCCGCACCCTGTGCGAGTACGGCCTCGACACCCTCGGCCTGGTCGCCGCCGCCCCGCTGTCCACGCTCCAGCGGCTGATCGGCGCGAAGGCCGGCCGCGAGCTGCGCGAGAAGGCGAGCGGAATCGACCGGGGCCGGGTCGTCCCGGACGGCGTGTCGCGGTCGCTGGCCACCGAGCGCCCCTTCACCCGCGACGAGCTGGATCCCGACCGGCACCGCCGTGCCCTGCTGTCGGCCGCCGAGGAACTGGGCGCCCGGCTGCGCGCCCTGGACAAGGTCTGCCGCACCCTGACCCTCACCGTCCGCTACGCCGACCGTTCCTCGACGACCCGCAGCCGCACCCTGAAGGAGCCGACGGCCCACTCGGCGGCGCTGACCAGGGCGGCGTACGGCATGTACGAGGCCCTCGGTCTCCAGCGCGCCCGCGTCCGGGCCCTCGCCCTGCGCGCCGAGGGCCTCGACCCCGCCGAGCAGGCCTCCTACCAGCTCACCTTCGACCCGCTCGACGAGAAGGCCCGCCGTATCGAGGAGGTCGCGGACCGTGCGCGGGCGAAGTTCGGGCCGCATGCGGTGATGCCGGGGTCGCTCGCCGCGTAG
- a CDS encoding cupin domain-containing protein, which produces MPVIRASEAVTHEIHGARFVSYATPGTGSKELCAWRGEIPAGTKAPAHTVNREEILHLLDGELLVTLDDRTDRITAGDTLIINPGATLTVENPTGRTAVTWVTTSIGLTAELADGTVITPPWAN; this is translated from the coding sequence ATGCCCGTGATCCGAGCGTCCGAGGCCGTCACCCACGAGATCCACGGCGCCCGTTTCGTCTCGTACGCCACCCCCGGCACCGGCAGCAAGGAGCTGTGCGCCTGGCGCGGCGAGATACCGGCCGGGACCAAGGCGCCCGCCCACACCGTCAACCGGGAGGAGATCCTGCACCTCCTCGACGGCGAACTGCTGGTCACGCTCGACGACCGCACCGACCGGATCACCGCGGGCGACACCCTGATCATCAACCCGGGCGCGACCCTGACCGTCGAGAACCCGACCGGGCGGACCGCCGTCACCTGGGTCACCACGTCCATCGGTCTGACCGCGGAGCTGGCCGACGGCACCGTCATCACGCCGCCGTGGGCCAACTGA
- a CDS encoding MarR family winged helix-turn-helix transcriptional regulator codes for MQNSEAMALSAALLAVAGELTQRINDGVVARGFEGVRPAHGFAFARLAPAGATVTDLAVHLGVTKQAASQLVDEIVRKGYAERRPHPDDARARLVVLTERGWACTRAAEEAAAEAVRGWADVLGEAQVRALLGQLARIAPNGPIRPAW; via the coding sequence GTGCAGAACTCCGAAGCCATGGCCCTGTCCGCCGCCCTGCTCGCCGTCGCCGGCGAACTCACGCAGCGCATCAACGACGGCGTGGTCGCCCGGGGCTTCGAGGGGGTCAGGCCCGCGCACGGTTTCGCCTTCGCCCGGCTCGCCCCGGCCGGGGCGACCGTCACCGACCTCGCCGTCCATCTCGGCGTGACCAAGCAGGCCGCGAGTCAGCTCGTGGACGAGATCGTGCGCAAGGGGTACGCCGAGCGCCGGCCGCACCCCGATGACGCGCGGGCCCGTCTGGTCGTGCTGACCGAGCGGGGGTGGGCGTGCACCCGTGCCGCCGAGGAGGCGGCCGCCGAGGCCGTCCGGGGGTGGGCCGATGTACTGGGGGAGGCGCAGGTGCGGGCGCTGCTGGGGCAATTGGCGCGCATCGCGCCCAATGGCCCCATCCGGCCTGCCTGGTGA
- a CDS encoding esterase/lipase family protein has protein sequence MLPWKRVLRPLAALLLTAAVAVVPAATTAQAAETAAAPSRGWNDYSCKPSAAHPRPVVLVHGTFANSVDNWLGLAPYLKDRGYCVFSLDYGQLPGVPFFHALGPIDKSAEQLSAYVDKVLAATGAAEADLVGHSQGGMMPRYYLKFLGGAGKVNALVGIAPNNHGTTLSGIANLLPYFPGAEDLLSAATPALAQQVVGSDFMTKLNAGGDTVPGVRYTVIATKYDEVVTPWRTQFLTGPDVKNVLIQDLCAVDISEHALIGITDRIAFHEVANALDPAHARPTTCASVFS, from the coding sequence ATGCTGCCCTGGAAACGAGTGCTCAGACCGCTGGCCGCACTGCTCCTGACCGCCGCCGTCGCCGTCGTCCCCGCCGCCACCACCGCCCAGGCCGCCGAAACGGCGGCGGCACCCAGCAGAGGTTGGAACGACTACTCCTGCAAGCCGTCCGCCGCCCATCCCCGCCCCGTCGTCCTCGTCCACGGAACCTTCGCCAACTCCGTCGACAACTGGCTGGGGCTCGCGCCCTACTTGAAGGACCGCGGCTACTGCGTCTTCTCCCTCGACTACGGCCAGCTGCCGGGCGTGCCGTTCTTCCACGCCCTCGGACCCATCGACAAGTCGGCGGAGCAACTGTCCGCCTATGTCGACAAGGTGCTTGCCGCGACCGGTGCCGCCGAGGCCGACCTCGTCGGCCACTCGCAGGGCGGCATGATGCCCCGCTACTACCTCAAGTTCCTCGGCGGTGCCGGCAAGGTGAACGCCCTCGTCGGCATCGCGCCCAACAACCACGGCACCACCCTGTCGGGGATCGCCAACCTGCTGCCGTACTTCCCCGGCGCGGAGGACCTGCTCAGCGCCGCGACCCCCGCCCTCGCCCAGCAGGTCGTCGGCTCCGACTTCATGACCAAGCTCAACGCGGGCGGCGACACCGTCCCCGGTGTGCGCTACACGGTCATCGCCACCAAGTACGACGAGGTGGTCACGCCGTGGCGGACCCAGTTCCTGACCGGGCCCGACGTGAAGAACGTCCTGATCCAGGACCTGTGCGCCGTCGACATCTCCGAGCACGCGCTCATCGGCATCACCGACCGGATCGCCTTCCACGAGGTGGCCAACGCGCTCGACCCCGCCCACGCCCGCCCCACCACCTGTGCGTCCGTGTTCAGTTGA